The following proteins come from a genomic window of Anopheles ziemanni chromosome 3, idAnoZiCoDA_A2_x.2, whole genome shotgun sequence:
- the LOC131289031 gene encoding transcription elongation factor SPT6: MADFIDSEAEESEEEEELEPHERKKLRKNKAVSDSEDEEEDDEDRLREELKDLIDDNPIEESDNDDDSDDDGSEGGHQKRKKSDDELDDRLEDEDYELIEENLGVKVERKRFKRLKKFTNDDGSDGESADETMIRETIENRLFDVASEEDEERASDHEGQRDSLANVREHYDDEEDEESDADDFIVDDDGVPISDKRKKRKHIFTDASLQEGQDIFGVDFDYDDFEKYDDEYEEGSDAEDEYEEEQPDRPDGERSGKKSKPAARKRTLKKSIFEIYEPSELKRGHFTDLDNEVRKVDMPERMQLRDVEVSGVPDGSNELEDEAEWIYQQAFCKPHVSDQGTLTRKPPSNVPKIKQALDFMRNQHLEVPFIAFYRKEYVQPDLNINDLWKIYKFDSMWCQLLSRKTSLQRLFENMRNYQLDKLMENPDAPIPEDMRVIRDEDMTRLRSVQSPEELKDVHLHFLLYYAHEITPMKERLKAKSRDQQQRKPSRPAAVPVVRKKKQQRQLADGEEEEGAVGGEEDDENAEDKAADEESEVVELEMEDPGQMDEQEEDDEEQDQVKLNIDIGPYAICRKRGLTGLTKRFGLTPEQFAENVRDSYQRHEVEQESKDPLEVAKEYMGPSFASPEEVLQGGVFMVARQLAREPLLRKCIRELFFERAKLNIRPTKKGTKEIDETHPCYTMKYVKEKPVRDLTSDQYLKLFMAQEDKMLTMEIVDRIEGNASSDLLEELKALYYRDEFAKNVQEWNRLRAECVELAVNRMVIPDLKRELHNILLSEAKDAVLRVCCRKLYNWIKVAPYRPPVPDFDDYEWETTRGVRVMGVAYVPDYTQSAFGAIIAPDGEVTDFLRIPHLLKKKNAYREAEKYAKEQDLRSITNFIRAKKPHVIVIGGESKDALMVQQDFVECLKRLQEEEQFPQIAVEIVDNELAKVYANSIKGQGDFKEYPALLRQAVSLARRVQDPLVEFSQLCNADEEILCLRYHTLQDQLPKEELLENIHLEFINRTNEVGVDVNLAVQNPAVANLVQFICGLGPRKAQALVKVLKQSNQRLENRTQLVTMCHMGPKVFINCSGFFKIDTNSLGDSTEAYVEVLDGSRVHPETYEWARKMAVDALEYDDEDANPAGALEEILEAPERLKDLDLDAFAIELERQGFGNKSITLYDIRAELNSRYKDLRTPFRSVTSEELFEYLTKETPESLYVGKMMLATVAGFTYRKPQGEQLDQANPVRNDDTGFWQCPFCMKTEFPELSEVWNHFDAGECPGQATGVRLRFDNGLNGFIHIKNLSDKHVKNPEERVQIGQTVHVRVTKIDIERFSLECSSKSSDLGDRKQEWRPRKDPCYDQEAEEADSRKEADSKKQQARQQYVKRVIVHPSFHNISYAEALKLLEGFDQGDVVVRPSSKGTDHLTATWKVTDGIYQHIDVREEGKENVFSLGQTLWIGNDEFEDLDEIIARHISPMANLVRDMLNYKYYRDTDGGSREKAEEIIKAEKQKNPNKIHYIVSISKTYPGRFLLSYLPRNKFRHEYVTVTPDGYRFRHQTFDSVNSLLKWFKEHFRDPIPIETPKSTPKTAGGLSSSRTPYGSTPKFNDINSEAIESVAKNMPSHMLNSLSAAAHHTPHYSYTPLEYGSSNFVTTPYTPSGQTPYMTPYQQTPHFSQTPRYGTSTPSQYSNKSSYTGMPGPPAATSHHGYKTSSGSSRGMGGGGSSVASGSSSSMQQPSPYSNSSEHHYRSSQQHHARNEYDSWSKATDSWSNRTSGGGANSKGQQHHHASSDRSSMSGGSYHHHRSESTGASSNDHHRMTPKSSSRYSASRSPMPPPAQPPPQQQQPPAAQQASSSASLTLGDATPLWDE; the protein is encoded by the exons ATGGCTGATTTCATCGATTCTGAAGCGGAGGAGAGTGAG gaggaggaggagttggAACCACACGAGCGCAAGAAGCTAAGGAAGAATAAGGCCGTCTCGGACAGTGAAGATGAAGAGGAGG ACGACGAAGATCGATTGCGGGAGGAGCTGAAGGATCTGATCGACGACAACCCGATCGAAGAAAGCgacaatgatgatgattcGGACGACGACGGGTCCGAGGGGGGGCATCAGAAGCGTAAGAAAAGCGACGATGAGCTTGACGATCGGCTTGAAGACGAGGATTACGAGCTGATCGAGGAAAATCTGGGCGTCAAAGTAGAGCGG AAACGGTTCAAGCGTCTCAAGAAGTTTACCAACGACGATGGCAGTGACGGGGAGTCGGCCGACGAAACGATGATTCGCGAGACCATCGAAAATCGTCTGTTTGATGTTGCTTCAGAAGAG GACGAAGAGCGGGCCTCCGATCACGAAGGGCAGCGAGATTCGCTGGCCAACGTTCGCGAGCATtatgacgacgaggaggacgaggagtCGGATGCGGACGATTTTatcgttgatgatgatggcgtaCCGATCAGCGATAAGCGGAAGAAACGAAAGCACATCTTTACCGACGC GTCGCTCCAGGAAGGGCAGGACATTTTTGGAGTCGATTTCGATTACGATGATTTTGAAAAGTATGACGACGAGTACGAGGAGGGCTCGGACGCGGAAGACGAGTACGAGGAGGAGCAGCCGGATCGGCCGGATGGGGAGCGCAGCGGCAAGAAGAGTAAACCGGCCGCGAGGAAGCGCACGTTGAAAAAGTCTATTTTCGAGATCTACGAGCCCAGCGAACTGAAGCGTGGCCATTTTACCGATCTGGACAACGAGGTGCGCAAGGTCGACATGCCCGAGCGAATGCAGCTGCGCGATGTAGAGGTTAGCGGCGTCCCGGATGGCTCGAACGAGCTGGAGGACGAAGCGGAATGGATCTACCAGCAGGCGTTCTGCAAACCGCACGTTTCCGATCAGGGCACGCTGACCCGCAAGCCGCCCTCGAACGTACCGAAGATCAAACAGGCGCTCGATTTTATGCGCAACCAACACCTGGAGGTGCCGTTTATTGCTTTCTACCGGAAGGAGTACGTGCAACCGGACCTGAACATCAACGATCTCTGGAAGATCTACAAGTTCGACTCGATGTGGTGCCAGCTGCTAAGCCGTAAGACTTCCCTGCAGCGACTGTTCGAGAACATGCGTAACTATCAGCTGGACAAGCTGATGGAGAACCCGGACGCGCCGATACCGGAGGATATGCGTGTGATTCGGGACGAGGACATGACGCGGTTGCGTTCGGTTCAATCGCCCGAGGAGCTGAAGGACGTCCACCTGCACTTTCTGCTGTACTACGCGCATGAGATAACGCCGATGAAGGAACGGTTGAAGGCGAAATCGCGCGATCAGCAACAGCGTAAGCCATCGCGACCCGCCGCCGTTCCGGTGGTGCGCAAAAAGAAGCAACAGCGCCAGCTGGCCGAtggcgaagaagaagagggTGCCGTGGGAGGGGAAGAAGACGACGAGAACGCTGAAGACAAAGCGGCTGATGAAGAGTCCGAGGTAGTGGAACTGGAAATGGAAGACCCCGGGCAGATGGATGAACAGGAGGAGGATGACGAGGAGCAGGATCAGGTGAAGCTGAACATCGACATCGGACCATACGCGATCTGTCGGAAGCGGGGCTTGACCGGGCTGACGAAGCGCTTTGGTCTAACGCCGGAACAGTTCGCCGAGAACGTGCGCGACAGCTACCAGCGGCACGAGGTGGAACAGGAGTCGAAGGATCCGCTCGAGGTGGCCAAGGAGTACATGGGACCTTCGTTTGCTTCGCCCGAGGAAGTGCTGCAGGGCGGAGTGTTTATGGTGGCACGGCAACTGGCCCGCGAACCACTGCTCCGGAAGTGCATTCGGGAGCTGTTTTTCGAGCGAGCCAAGCTGAACATCCGGCCGACCAAGAAGGGCACCAAGGAGATCGACGAAACGCACCCGTGCTACACGATGAAGTACGTGAAGGAAAAACCGGTGCGCGATCTGACCAGCGATCAGTACCTGAAGCTGTTCATGGCGCAGGAGGACAAGATGCTGACGATGGAAATCGTCGATCGAATCGAGGGTAACGCGTCATCCGACCTGCTGGAGGAGCTGAAGGCCCTGTACTACCGGGACGAGTTTGCCAAGAACGTGCAGGAGTGGAACCGATTGCGAGCGGAGTGTGTCGAGCTGGCGGTCAACCGAATGGTCATCCCGGATCTGAAGCGTGAGTTGCACAACATTTTGCTGAGCGAAGCGAAGGACGCCGTGTTGCGTGTCTGCTGCCGAAAGCTGTACAACTGGATCAAGGTGGCCCCGTACCGACCGCCCGTGCCCGACTTTGACGACTACGAGTGGGAGACAACGCGAGGGGTGCGCGTGATGGGTGTCGCGTACGTGCCCGATTACACGCAGTCAGCGTTCGGGGCAATCATCGCACCGGACGGTGAGGTGACGGACTTTCTGCGAATACCGCACCtgctgaagaagaagaacgcaTATCGCGAGGCGGAGAAGTACGCCAAGGAGCAAGATCTGCGCTCCATCACGAACTTTATACGCGCCAAAAAGCCGCACGTGATCGTGATCGGTGGCGAGTCGAAGGACGCGCTGATGGTGCAGCAGGACTTTGTCGAGTGTCTGAAGCGCTTGCAGGAGGAAGAACAGTTCCCGCAGATCGCCGTCGAGATCGTGGACAACGAGCTGGCGAAGGTGTACGCTAACTCAATCAAGGGCCAGGGCGATTTCAAGGAGTACCCGGCACTGCTGCGGCAAGCGGTTTCACTGGCGCGCCGTGTACAGGATCCACTGGTGGAGTTCTCGCAGCTTTGCAACGCGGATGAGGAAATCCTTTGCTTGCGCTACCACACGCTGCAGGATCAGCTGCCGAAGGAGGAGCTGCTGGAGAACATTCACCTGGAGTTTATCAACCGCACGAACGAGGTCGGTGTGGATGTGAATCTGGCGGTGCAGAACCCGGCGGTGGCGAACCTGGTGCAATTCATCTGCGGATTGGGTCCGCGTAAGGCACAAGCCCTCGTGAAGGTGCTGAAGCAGTCAAACCAGCGGCTCGAAAATCGGACGCAGCTCGTCACGATGTGCCACATGGGACCGAAGGTGTTCATCAACTGTTCGGGCTTTTTCAAGATCGATACGAACTCGCTCGGCGACAGTACGGAGGCGTACGTGGAGGTACTCGATGGGTCGCGCGTCCACCCGGAGACGTACGAGTGGGCGCGCAAGATGGCCGTCGATGCACTCGagtacgacgacgaggacgctAATCCGGCCGGTGCGCTCGAGGAGATTCTCGAGGCGCCGGAGCGGCTGAAAGATCTCGATCTGGACGCGTTCGCCATCGAACTGGAACGGCAAGGGTTCGGCAACAAGAGTATTACGCTCTACGACATTAGGGCTGAGTTGAACTCGCGCTACAAAGATCTCCGGACGCCGTTCCGCTCGGTCACGTCCGAGGAGTTGTTCGAGTATCTTACCAAGGAGACGCCCGAATCGTTGTACGTCGGTAAGATGATGCTGGCGACGGTGGCCGGCTTTACCTACCGAAAGCCGCAGGGCGAGCAGCTCGACCAGGCAAATCCGGTGCGTAACGACGACACCGGCTTCTGGCAGTGTCCATTCTGCATGAAGACGGAGTTTCCGGAACTGTCGGAGGTGTGGAACCATTTCGACGCGGGCGAGTGCCCGGGACAGGCGACCGGTGTACGGTTGCGCTTCGACAACGGCCTGAATGGGTTCATTCACATCAAGAACTTGTCGGACAAGCATGTCAAGAACCCGGAGGAGCGTGTCCAGATCGGTCAGACGGTGCACGTGCGCGTGACAAAGATCGATATCGAGCGCTTTTCGCTCGAGTGTTCCTCGAAGAGCTCCGATTTGGGCGATCGCAAGCAGGAGTGGCGACCGCGCAAGGATCCGTGCTACGATCAGGAGGCCGAGGAAGCGGACAGTCGCAAGGAGGCGGACTCGAAGAAGCAGCAAGCCCGTCAGCAGTACGTGAAGCGCGTGATCGTTCATCCGTCCTTCCACAATATCTCGTACGCCGAGGCGCTGAAGCTGCTCGAGGGCTTCGATCAGGGCGATGTGGTGGTGCGACCATCTAGCAAGGGTACGGACCATCTCACCGCGACGTGGAAGGTGACGGACGGGATCTACCAGCACATCGATGTGCGCGAGGAGGGTAAGGAGAACGTGTTCAGCCTTGGCCAAACGCTCTGGATCGGCAACGACGAGTTTGAGGATCTGGATGAAATCATCGCACGGCACATTTCGCCGATGGCGAACCTAGTGCGCGATATGCTCAATTACAAATACTACCGGGACACGGACGGTGGATCGCGCGAGAAGGCCGAGGAGATTATCAAGGCGGAGAAGCAGAAAAATCCGAACAAGATCCACTACATCGTGTCGATCTCCAAGACGTACCCGGGCCGGTTTCTGCTTTCCTACCTACCGCGCAACAAGTTCCGCCACGAGTATGTCACGGTGACGCCCGACGGCTACCGGTTCCGGCATCAGACGTTCGATTCGGTCAATTCGCTGCTCAAGTGGTTCAAGGAGCACTTCCGTGATCCGATCCCGATCGAAACGCCCAAGAGCACACCGAAGACGGCCGGTGGCCTATCGTCCTCTCGGACACCGTACGGCAGCACGCCCAAGTTCAACGACATCAACA gtgAAGCCATTGAGTCGGTGGCGAAAAATATGCCTTCACATATGCTGAATTCGCTGTCGGCCGCGGCACACCATACACCCCACTATTCGTACACGCCTCTCGAGTATGGTTCGAGCAATTTTGTCACTACG CCCTACACACCGAGTGGACAAACGCCGTACATGACGCCGTACCAGCAGACACCGCACTTCTCGCAAACACCCCGCTACGGCACCTCGACACCGTCGCAGTACTCCAACAAGTCGTCGTACACAGGCATGCCGGGTCCCCCAGCGGCCACCAGCCATCACGGGTACAAAACGTCATCAGGATCATCGCGCGGCATGGGCGGAGGAGGAAGCAGTGTGGCCAGtggtagcagcagcagtatgCAGCAGCCTTCTCCATACTCCAACAGCAGTGAACACCACTACCGGTCGTCGCAGCAGCACCATGCCCGAAACGAGTACGACAGTTGGTCGAAGGCGACGGACTCGTGGAGCAACCGGACGAGCGGCGGGGGCGCGAACTCCAAGggccagcagcatcatcatgcaTCATCCGATCGAAG TTCTATGTCCGGTGGATCGTACCACCATCATCGGAGTGAATCCACCGGTGCTTCGTCCAACGATCATCATCGCATGACACCCAAGTCGTCCTCCAGGTATTCGGCCAGCCGATCGCCCATGCCACCACCTGCTCAGCCAccaccgcagcagcagcaacctccGGCCGCTCAACAAGCTTCTTCGTCCGCTTCGCTTACACTTGGTGACGCCACACCGCTCTGGGATGAATAA